In Sceloporus undulatus isolate JIND9_A2432 ecotype Alabama unplaced genomic scaffold, SceUnd_v1.1 scaffold_21183, whole genome shotgun sequence, the sequence AGCCGTGTTTGTGCTTCCGCTTGATGTTGGAGGGCTGGTACTCGTTGCCCCGGGTCTTGGTGCGAATCTGCTGCTGGCCCCACAACGCTGGGGACCCAGGGAGGCTCCTGAGGGCATTCAAAGGCTCCTGGAAGTAGAGAGACGGCTTCCACGCTGAGGAGAAAAGGGTCCAGATCCCACGCTGGGAAATGACGGAGGAGGCAGCTGCTTGCCGGATCAGGAGAAGAGACCTGAACACAGaacacaggaaggaaggaaaggaaga encodes:
- the MRPL34 gene encoding 39S ribosomal protein L34, mitochondrial yields the protein MQTRAYPCPYSISSFPSFLCSVFRSLLLIRQAAASSVISQRGIWTLFSSAWKPSLYFQEPLNALRSLPGSPALWGQQQIRTKTRGNEYQPSNIKRKHKHGWIKRIRTASGIEVILRRMLKGRKSLSH